A stretch of the Gammaproteobacteria bacterium genome encodes the following:
- a CDS encoding hydrogenase maturation nickel metallochaperone HypA — MHELGITQSIVEAVAARAADARIQRVTVEIGKLSAILPDAIRFCFDICAQGTAAEGAALEIIAVPGRGRCRDCGREQAMDHWLASCACGAIGLQCIAGEELKIKSMEVI, encoded by the coding sequence ATGCATGAACTGGGCATCACGCAAAGCATCGTCGAGGCGGTCGCCGCACGCGCGGCCGACGCGCGCATCCAGCGTGTGACCGTGGAGATCGGTAAACTCTCCGCGATCCTGCCGGACGCGATTCGTTTCTGTTTCGATATCTGCGCGCAGGGCACGGCGGCCGAAGGCGCGGCGCTGGAGATCATTGCCGTGCCGGGGCGTGGCCGCTGCCGGGACTGCGGGCGCGAGCAGGCGATGGACCATTGGCTGGCGAGCTGCGCGTGCGGCGCAATTGGTCTGCAATGCATCGCCGGAGAAGAACTGAAAATCAAGTCGATGGAGGTGATCTGA